CACCGGCGCAGCGGAAAACGGGCAGAACCTGATGCAGGCCGCGCTGGCTCATGATGTGCCGGGGATCATCGGTGAATGCGGCGGCACGCTCAGCTGCGCCACCTGCCATGTCTATGTGGATCCGGCCTGGTCCGACAAATGCGGTGCGCCCGAGGATTTCGAGGACGCGATGCTGGATATGGCCGAGGAACGGCGCGACAGCTCCCGCCTCAGCTGCCAGATCGAGGCGAGCCCGGATCTGGACGGGCTGGTGCTGATCGTGCCCGAAGAGTAACGCGCCCGGCGAAACAGCGGTGCCCGGCGCGGCTGCTCTTGTCTTTGGTCCGGGCGCTGCGCAGTCTGCGCCAGACCAACAACGGGACGAGGGCAAGCGCGTGGCGGAGACAGGGCAGAGGGCAGACGATTTGGAATTGCAACCCGATGTCGTGGCGGCCAATTGTCTTGGCGTTCTGGTGCCGCAATCAGGCTTCCTCAATGAAAAGCGCATCGCCCGGATCAACGCGGCCCGCTATGAGGGGCAGGAGATTGCCGGTGCGCTGCATGTGATCGAAAAGGGCGACCGGGTGCTGGAAATCGGCGCCGGGATCGGTGTCGTCGGTGGCGTGATGGCGCGCCACAGTGGGGCAGAGCGTATTCTATCGTTCGAGGCCAACCCGCAGCTGATCCCGGTGGTTCGCGCGCTCCATGCGATGAACGGGCTGGAAGAACGGATCGAGGTGCGCAACGAAGTGCTGGTGACGGCGCCCGATGCGCCGGAGGCGATGGAATTCCATGTGCGCAGCAGCTACCTCGGCTCTTCCCTCCTGAACCCGGAGGGGCGCCCCTCGGACCTGGTCCGGGTGCCGACGCGGTCCTTTGCAGAGGTTTGCGCCGAGCTGAAACCCAATATTCTGATCATGGATATTGAGGGAGGCGAGCTGGAACTGCTGCGCCACATGGATCTGTCGGGTTTCCGGGGCGTGGTGCTGGAATTCCACCCCGAGGCCTATGGCATCGGCGGCATGCGGGAATGCAAGAATGTGCTGCGGGATGCCGGATTTACCCGCATCGCGGAGAAGTCGACCCGCATCGTCTGGACCTGTCTGCGGATG
This genomic stretch from Phaeobacter gallaeciensis harbors:
- a CDS encoding 2Fe-2S iron-sulfur cluster-binding protein — protein: MTVKVTWKLPDGTEITGAAENGQNLMQAALAHDVPGIIGECGGTLSCATCHVYVDPAWSDKCGAPEDFEDAMLDMAEERRDSSRLSCQIEASPDLDGLVLIVPEE
- a CDS encoding FkbM family methyltransferase translates to MELQPDVVAANCLGVLVPQSGFLNEKRIARINAARYEGQEIAGALHVIEKGDRVLEIGAGIGVVGGVMARHSGAERILSFEANPQLIPVVRALHAMNGLEERIEVRNEVLVTAPDAPEAMEFHVRSSYLGSSLLNPEGRPSDLVRVPTRSFAEVCAELKPNILIMDIEGGELELLRHMDLSGFRGVVLEFHPEAYGIGGMRECKNVLRDAGFTRIAEKSTRIVWTCLRMEVKVEGDGASVAETT